One Nitrosomonas sp. PY1 DNA window includes the following coding sequences:
- the sixA gene encoding phosphohistidine phosphatase SixA produces the protein MELILWRHAEAEEGFPDSARQLTEKGKTQAKQIADWLRTRLPENTEVLVSPTSRTRQTAAMLEFDLKVIDPIAPGATAQDILSAADWPNKQGAVIIVGHQPTLGEVVHHLIRDVPAGLKVKKSSVWWIKKDENDIEPLLKMVMYPDML, from the coding sequence ATGGAATTAATTTTATGGCGTCATGCCGAAGCTGAAGAAGGTTTTCCGGATTCTGCAAGACAATTAACTGAAAAAGGAAAAACTCAAGCTAAACAAATTGCTGACTGGCTTAGGACTAGGTTACCGGAAAATACGGAGGTACTTGTTAGTCCAACCAGTCGTACGCGGCAGACTGCTGCAATGCTTGAGTTTGATCTTAAAGTCATTGATCCCATAGCGCCAGGCGCAACCGCTCAAGATATTCTATCGGCGGCTGATTGGCCAAACAAGCAAGGCGCGGTGATAATTGTTGGTCATCAGCCAACGCTAGGGGAAGTCGTTCATCATTTGATTCGTGATGTGCCAGCCGGGTTAAAAGTTAAGAAATCTTCGGTATGGTGGATAAAAAAAGATGAAAATGATATTGAGCCGTTGCTGAAAATGGTAATGTATCCGGATATGTTGTAA